A DNA window from Selenomonas sp. oral taxon 126 contains the following coding sequences:
- a CDS encoding YbaB/EbfC family nucleoid-associated protein — protein MFNGGGNMAGMMKKVQKMQNEMKKMQDELKRRTVEVSSGGGAVKVVMDGEKQVQSLVIAPAAVDPEDIEMLQDLISAAFNEATKKVDEMMAQEMGKLTSGLGLPPGLL, from the coding sequence ATGTTTAACGGCGGCGGCAATATGGCCGGCATGATGAAAAAAGTCCAGAAGATGCAGAACGAGATGAAGAAGATGCAGGACGAGCTGAAGCGCAGGACGGTCGAGGTCTCCTCGGGCGGCGGCGCGGTGAAGGTCGTCATGGACGGCGAGAAGCAGGTGCAGAGCCTCGTGATCGCACCCGCAGCGGTCGATCCCGAGGACATTGAGATGCTGCAGGATCTTATTTCGGCAGCATTCAATGAAGCGACGAAGAAGGTTGATGAGATGATGGCGCAGGAGATGGGCAAGCTCACGAGCGGGCTCGGACTGCCGCCGGGACTCCTCTGA
- a CDS encoding pro-sigmaK processing inhibitor BofA family protein, with translation MEIIVGIAIGIIVFAILGKLIALPFRILWKLITNSIIGAIILWAINLLGVGIEITFLKALIAGIFGVPGVIIVLVAHFAGI, from the coding sequence TTGGAAATTATTGTAGGAATTGCCATTGGTATCATTGTATTTGCGATTCTCGGCAAGCTCATCGCGCTGCCGTTCCGCATCCTGTGGAAGCTCATCACGAACAGCATCATCGGTGCCATCATCCTGTGGGCAATCAACCTCCTCGGCGTCGGTATCGAGATCACCTTCCTCAAGGCACTCATCGCCGGCATCTTTGGCGTCCCGGGCGTCATCATCGTTCTCGTTGCCCATTTCGCAGGAATCTGA
- the recR gene encoding recombination mediator RecR, with product MHTVAPLTQLMEQFRALPGIGAKTAARLAYHVLDMDMERARRLASAIIEAKEKIGFCSTCFNLTDTDPCAICTAEKRDHRTICVVEQPPDVAAMERMNDYNGVYHVLHGALSPIEGVGPNDIRIRELVTRVGTSDVEEVIVATNPNVEGEATAMYIAKLLKPMDVRVTRIAHGLPVGGDIEYADEVTLARAMENRREI from the coding sequence ATGCACACAGTTGCACCGCTCACGCAGCTCATGGAGCAGTTCCGTGCGCTGCCGGGGATTGGGGCAAAGACTGCGGCGCGCCTTGCATACCATGTCCTCGATATGGACATGGAGCGGGCGCGTCGGCTTGCCTCTGCAATCATCGAGGCAAAGGAGAAGATCGGCTTCTGCTCCACCTGCTTCAACCTCACGGACACTGATCCGTGCGCCATCTGCACGGCGGAGAAGCGCGATCATCGGACAATCTGCGTTGTCGAGCAGCCGCCCGATGTGGCGGCGATGGAGCGCATGAACGACTACAACGGCGTCTATCACGTCCTGCACGGCGCGCTCTCGCCCATCGAGGGCGTCGGGCCGAATGACATCCGCATCCGCGAGCTTGTCACACGCGTTGGCACATCGGACGTGGAGGAGGTCATTGTCGCGACCAATCCGAACGTCGAGGGCGAGGCGACTGCAATGTATATTGCAAAGCTGCTGAAGCCGATGGACGTGCGCGTCACGCGCATTGCGCACGGGCTGCCCGTCGGCGGCGACATCGAGTATGCGGACGAGGTGACGCTCGCGCGCGCCATGGAGAACAGAAGGGAGATCTAG